In the genome of Aspergillus luchuensis IFO 4308 DNA, chromosome 2, nearly complete sequence, one region contains:
- the pex19 gene encoding putative peroxisomal membrane protein receptor Pex19 (BUSCO:EOG092635SS;~COG:U;~EggNog:ENOG410PF9X;~InterPro:IPR038322,IPR006708;~PFAM:PF04614;~go_component: GO:0005777 - peroxisome [Evidence IEA]) — MASSSAPSANIGATPQSENPAAPTQIPQKVSADDQKKSATTTAPNNAPSSAENPAQQQRTNNNDDDDDDDDDESEFDELDEVLDDFKPKPSPAPAKPDAAQPSGPDDFDEEAFLRQLEQDMANMMGGGGGASNDAAAAAAAAGATDTNDGGLDKDAEAFAKILEESGVSPSDFLKQLVGDVMMKGDDDNSTTAATAGSSAAPAPAASSTPSTSGTAAPETFNDTIQRTIERMKESGDKATAAASEDDMSDDLVAQLIKAIEAGASSGEGGDEGDLTKMFMGMMEQLSNKEILYEPIKELDTKFGPWIKENKGKGKVSDEDMARYERQAGVVRQIVSKFEEKGYSDEDPKCREYVWEKMQEMQAAGNPPDELISAPWMEDLKGPGGGAGAGGMPDCPQQ; from the exons ATGGCCTCCTCATCGGCTCCCTCCGCCAACATTGGCGCAACCCCCCAGTCTGAGAATCCTGCTGCTCCCACACAGATTCCCCAAAAGGTTTCTGCCGATGACCAGAAGAAGTCCGCCACGACAACTGCCCCGAATAATGCCCCCTCCTCAGCAGAGAACCCCGCGCAACAACAGCGCACGAACAacaacgatgacgatgacgatgacgatgacgacgaatcGGAATTTGATGAATTAGATG AGGTCCTCGACGACTTCAAACCCAAACCATCCCCCGCCCCCGCTAAACCCGATGCCGCACAACCATCTGGCCCCGATGACTTTGACGAGGAGGccttcctccgccaactCGAACAAGATATGGCGAATATgatgggcggtggtggcggcgccAGCAACGacgctgctgcggctgcggctgcggctggcgCCACCGATACCAACGACGGCGGCCTCGACAAAGACGCCGAGGCATTCGCCAAGATCCTCGAGGAAAGCGGAGTCTCACCGTCCGACTTTCTGAAACAGCTCGTCGGAGACGTCATGATGAAAGGCGACGACGATAACAGCACTACGGCCGCCACCGCGGGCtcttcagcagcaccagcaccagcagcatcatcaacgcCATCAACAAGTGGCACCGCAGCACCTGAAACCTTCAATGACACCATCCAGCGCACAATCGAACGGATGAAAGAATCCGGCGACAAAGCCACGGCGGCAGCCTCGGAGGACGACATGTCGGATGATCTGGTAGCGCAACTCATCAAGGCGATCGAGGCGGGGGCATCGTcaggtgaaggtggtgacGAGGGAGATCTGACGAAGATGTTCATGGGCATGATGGAGCAATTGTCAAATAAGGAGATCTTGTACGAGCCGATCAAGGAGCTTGATACGAAGTTCGGGCCGTGGATCAAGGAGAATAAGGGCAAGGGGAAGGTgtcggatgaggatatgGCGAGGTATGAGAGGCAGGCTGGAGTGGTTAGGCAGATTGTGAGTAAgtttgaggagaaggggtATTCGGATGAGGATCCGAAGTGTAGGGAGTATGTGTGGGAGAAGATGCAGGAG ATGCAAGCTGCGGGTAACCCGCCTGATGAGCTGATTTCTGCTCCTTGGATGGAGGATCTCAAGGGTccgggtggtggtgctggcgcGGGTGGTATGCCTGACTGTCCGCAGCAATGa
- a CDS encoding bZIP transcription factor (COG:K;~EggNog:ENOG410PKR7;~InterPro:IPR004827;~go_function: GO:0003700 - DNA-binding transcription factor activity [Evidence IEA];~go_process: GO:0006355 - regulation of transcription, DNA-templated [Evidence IEA]), with protein sequence MVSMVETSNSTQNDNPATEPVVPKTEPLPEGSISSAVSTPEAEGEILMQDVTQTQKRKGGRKPIYATSEERKQRNRQAQAAFRERRTEYIRQLESTIKRNEDSLQTLQQNHRSAADECLMLRYKNSLLERILLEKGIDVQAELRLKAGAPGAGAAKPTPMAAKPPSTLERAAVNRTSAQRHPGIAPKEPFGMAQHRDGAYGIPSPQFQATPPSHVSSPSHAKSPGFPFQGAMSPVGVDPQAQQRSQMLSHSRNISQTSPPMSIGQPESTDPKAAMPGGTNPRAPRVPSAYYPSPFQKHYDQLEQEYDAQADMIDEEHDSTVGASPYVSGYNNAASVPAGSHPMGAHNLNQYTQHAGEGANGAYNNANHLMGNYEPMLDADPFGLSASMHFQTPFSYEQNNTRH encoded by the exons ATGGTCTCCATGGTTGAGACAAGCAATTCCACACAAAATGACAACCCGGCCACTGAGCCGGTTGTCCCCAAGACCGAGCCGTTGCCTGAAGGCTCGATCAGCTCGGCGGTGTCAACACCTGAGGCCGAGGGGGAGATTCTGATGCAAGATGTGACCCAGACTCAGAAGCGCaaagggggaagaaaacCA ATTTATGCTACCTCGGAGGAGCGGAAGCAACGCAACCGCCAGGCCCAGGCCGCCTTCCGTGAGCGTCGCACAGAGTACATCCGCCAGCTCGAGTCCACCATTAAGCGCAATGAAGACTCCCTGCAGACCCTTCAGCAGAATCATCGTAGCGCCGCTGATGAATGCTTGATGCTGCGCTACAAGAACTCCTTGCTCGAACGTATCTTGCTTGAAAAAG GAATCGATGTGCAAGCAGAGCTGCGACTCAAGGCCGGGGCCCCTGGCGCGGGCGCCGCTAAGCCCACCCCAATGGCAGCAAAGCCTCCCTCCACCCTGGAGCGTGCTGCCGTAAACCGAACCTCGGCTCAACGGCATCCTGGCATCGCTCCCAAGGAGCCCTTCGGCATGGCTCAACATCGTGATGGTGCGTATGGTATTCCGTCGCCACAGTTCCAGGCCACGCCTCCGTCCCAtgtctcctctccgtcccaCGCCAAATCCCCCGGTTTCCCCTTCCAGGGAGCCATGTCGCCGGTTGGGGTGGATCCCCAGGCCCAGCAGCGCTCGCAGATGCTGTCGCACTCGCGAAATATCAGCCAGACTTCGCCGCCGATGAGCATCGGCCAGCCGGAGTCGACCGACCCAAAGGCCGCCATGCCGGGTGGTACGAATCCCCGAGCTCCCCGCGTCCCTTCCGCGTACTACCCATCGCCATTCCAGAAGCACTATGACCAACTGG AACAGGAGTACGATGCCCAGGCCGATATGATTGACGAGGAGCATGATTCCACCGTGGGTGCCTCACCTTACGTCTCCGGCTACAACAATGCCGCATCTGTGCCGGCGGGCTCTCACCCCATGGGAGCTCATAATCTCAACCAATACACCCAACATGCGGGAGAGGGAGCCAATGGCGCATACAATAATGCGAACCACCTCATGGGGAACTATGAACCTATGCTGGATGCCGATCCTTTTGGATTGAGTGCCAGCATGCATTTCCAGACTCCTTTCAGTTACGAGCAGAATAATACCCGCCATTAA
- the stm1 gene encoding putative telomere and ribosome associated protein Stm1 (COG:S;~EggNog:ENOG410PPXQ;~InterPro:IPR006861,IPR019084,IPR039764;~PFAM:PF09598;~go_function: GO:0003723 - RNA binding [Evidence IEA]), protein MAEIRSKNLYELLGNDPELDPNRAPEPPTKAVDRPAPRVGKRDAPKEAPAQPRENNNSRRGGRATGNEAAFRDRNAGRNNNREKPTDEKDAQRRGFRAREDRGERVRHDRQSRTGQTDTRKQVNQGWGNQSGEKTWDDEKAGENIAQTDETEPQTPGEEKPEEAADKSKSYAEYLAEKAAQGDLSAKPVRAPNEGTKLDKKWAAAKELKRSEEEDAYIKGKEDKAKREKQRKEKNILEVDMRFVEAPRTGGPGPRGRGGRGGPRGGRGGRGNGPRSERPAAAAAAPTVAVDEKNFPSLGGK, encoded by the exons ATGGCGGAGATCCGGTCCAAG AACCTCTACGAGCTTCTTG GCAATGACCCTGAACTCGACCCCAACAGAGCTCCCGAGCCCCCTACGAAAGCCGTAGACAGGCCCGCTCCCCGTGTTGGCAAGCGGGACGCTCCCAAGGAGGCCCCTGCCCAGCCCCGTGAGAACAACAACTCTCGCCGTGGTGGCCGTGCCACTGGCAACGAGGCCG CTTTCCGTGACCGCAACGCCGGCAGAAACAACAACCGTGAGAAGCCCACCGATGAGAAGGACGCCCAACGGCGCGGATTCCGCGCCCGTGAGGACCGTGGTGAGCGTGTCCGCCACGACCGCCAGTCCCGCACCGGCCAGAC CGACACCCGCAAGCAGGTGAACCAGGGCTGGGGTAACCAGAGCGGCGAGAAGACTTGGGACGACGAGAAGGCCGGTGAGAACATTGCTCAGACCGATGAGACCGAGCCCCAGACCCCCGGCgaggagaagcccgaggaggCTGCCGACAAGTCCAAGTCCTACGCCGAGTACCTTGCCGAGAAGGCCGCCCAGGGTGACCTGAGCGCCAAGCCCGTCCGTGCTCCCAACGAGGGCACCAAGCTCGACAAGAAGTGGGCCGCCGCCAAGGAGCTCAAGCGttccgaggaggaggatgcctacatcaagggcaaggaggaCAAGGCCAAGCGCGAGAAGCAgcgcaaggagaagaacatcctcGAGGTCGACATGCGCTTCGTTGAGGCTCCCCGCACTGGTGGCCCTGGTCCccgtggccgtggtggccgtggtggtccccgtggtggccgtggcggcCGTGGCAACGGTCCCCGCTCCGAGCGccccgctgccgctgctgctgctcccacTGTCGCCGTTGACGAGAAGAACTTCCCCAGCCTTGGCGGCAAATAA
- the SPT20 gene encoding uncharacterized protein (COG:S;~EggNog:ENOG410PMJI;~InterPro:IPR021950;~PFAM:PF12090;~go_component: GO:0000124 - SAGA complex [Evidence IEA];~go_function: GO:0003712 - transcription coregulator activity [Evidence IEA]) has product MATAISKPTSHTPKMKRPPPPFVQTGVNGVKSQQTSSSSPPSSAKRLPGSNQPASASSAGGPTSNGVNGAANAAAGSNKATQNRPKKEAQKPGDPAARLQKPLLRSLSIDNDRRAGNRCPEPYVKTSSYILKKFSKCPPSLILHLHPTHFRFEQQDGSFPYNSEMKVIIEHIRAGTVPHDMMEELLRANVRFYEGCLIVRVVDHKSVSAQARKSTAPTSNENNTPFSIHNYNEHVTPSAYVPYPKQSQLNSDKPAAKETPTGNQPDAKTNGEQSGDSENRAEEATSNSAQPKQPPKPRVFTTVLHPTPRSLQAELTLLATTPDPKAAKQSASNAASRPQQSSSTAPPSPGGSSNQTERGHPAKRQRMLVEPQEFLECEARLTRALAPPLFLDPVNSFDAVQDLLKIMESPLHRDPPPSPKRRKRTVAELAADEALAAEEERFMLIMDERLEPTSSGGAGGPKSAVVDDTGGGAPFEPRFSRFKTLENIRMQHEEKAKREHEVKMKQELAKRQQQEQEREKRRLLEQRQNEEHAKEEARRQHFAAQAQAQLAAQQQQQQQQQQQQQQQQQQQNRHVMAQTNGVSQAPQSSPVVRNQTPHNTSSPVVGSTMAAQASVPMSMTPSMQGAGSPQRPPSALQHAHPTVMSHPMAPSRSQQGQSRHGTPQMTQGTPAMSHATPIMRNVTPTQRMSHASPSHTTMAPTPVMNQATMMGTPQMGGGMGLTPQQQQQMLLQQRQQLLAQQGHMVQNQFSPKQVAQMQANAHAQQNIQAHQQQMLQAQQQNFQAQPKFPNPQAYQAQLMRAQLAQMHMAQQQQQQQQQQQQQQPQQQQGQQSQNQQGQVHQNSPHMNPQQQQMLMAAAQANGGHLPQNMQGVNLAQNVITPQRYQQLFTQRLVRLRQEMAARLMPQYGSPSQFPPHIQRQYTTGLEQNAKAWVHDIVRRERELIQQRANQVAHVQAQVMQQQHQQQQQQQNMMQNARGSS; this is encoded by the exons ATGGCGACCGCAATTTCGAAGCCGACTTCACATACCCCTAAGATGAAGCGACCGCCCCCGCCTTTCGTCCAGACCGGAGTCAACGGAGTCAAGTCTCAACaaacctcctcttcttctcccccctcctccgcgaaACGTCTGCCCGGTTCGAATCAACCGGCTTCAGCAAGCTCCGCCGGCGGCCCGACGTCAAATGGCGTCAATGGCGCGGCTAATGCGGCTGCCGGCTCGAACAAGGCTACTCAGAATCGACCTAAGAAGGAAGCGCAAAAGCCCGGTGACCCGGCCGCGCGGTTACAAAAACCATTGTTAAGGTCCTTATCCATTGACAATGATCGTCGCGCAGGGAACAGGTGTCCCGAGCCATATG TCAAAACGTCGTCTTACATCCTCAAGAAGTTCTCCAAATGCCCGCCCTCGCttatcctccaccttcacccaACACATTTCCGCTTCGAGCAACAAGATGGAAGCTTCCCTTATAATTCCGAGATGAAGGTCATCATCGAACACATTCGTGCCGGAACCGTTCCCCATGATATGATGGAGGAGCTGTTGCGGGCTAATGTCCGATTCTATGAAG GCTGCCTCATCGTTCGCGTGGTCGATCACAAGTCGGTGTCAGCCCAGGCCAGGAAGTCGACTGCGCCGACTTCCAACGAGAATAACACCCCATTCTCGATTCATAACTATAACGAGCATGTTACACCATCGGCTTATGTGCCCTACCCAAAGCAATCCCAATTAAACTCCGATAAGCCGGCCGCCAAGGAAACCCCAACCGGAAATCAACCCGATGCGAAAACCAACGGCGAGCAGTCCGGCGACTCGGAGAATCGTGCAGAGGAAGCTACATCGAACTCCGCTCAACCCAAGCAGCCTCCAAAACCCCGAGTTTTCACTACCGTGCTCCACCCGACTCCACGTTCCTTGCAAGCGGAACTCACTTTACTTGCCACTACACCCGATCCCAAAGCGGCGAAACAGTCGGCATCAAATGCTGCCTCGCGTCCTCAGCAGTCCTCGTCTAcagctccaccatctccaggaGGGTCATCCAATCAGACCGAGCGTGGACATCCTGCAAAACGACAGAGAATGTTGGTTGAACCTCAGGAGTTTCTGGAATGTGAAGCAAGATTGACAAGAGCACTGGCTCCACCTCTCTTCTTGGACCCTGTCAACAGTTTCGACGCTGTGCAAGATCTGCTGAAGATCATGGAGAGCCCGCTCCACCGCGATCCGCCACCCTCAccaaagaggaggaagcgtACCGTGGCTGAGCTCGCTGCTGACGAGGCGCTGGCTgccgaggaagagagatTTATGCTCATCATGGATGAGCGTCTGGAGCCTACCTCCTccggtggtgctggaggGCCGAAATCCGCGGTTGTGGATGATACGGGTGGTGGTGCACCATTTGAGCCTCGATTCTCAAGGTTCAAGACGCTTGAGAATATCCGTATGCAGcatgaggagaaggccaagcgCGAACACGAAGTCAAGATGAAACAGGAGTTGGCTAAACGACAACAGCAAGagcaggagagggagaaacgTCGCCTTCTGGAGCAGCGACAGAATGAAGAGCACGCTAAGGAGGAGGCTCGTAGACAGCACTTTGCCGCGCAGGCTCAGGCGCAACTTgcggcgcagcagcagcagcaacagcaacaacaacaacagcagcagcaacagcagcagcagcagaatcGGCATGTCATGGCGCAAACTAACGGGGTTAGCCAAGCGCCGCAGTCTTCGCCGGTGGTCCGTAACCAGACACCTCACAACACCTCTTCGCCTGTTGTTGGCAGCACAATGGCCGCACAAGCAAGTGTTCCTATGAGCATGACGCCTTCTATGCAGGGAGCAGGCAGCCCCCAGAGGCCGCCATCTGCATTGCAGCACGCCCATCCTACAGTTATGAGCCATCCGATGGCACCTTCCAGAAGCCAACAGGGACAGAGCCGACACGGGACGCCACAGATGACTCAAGGAACGCCAGCAATGTCTCATGCTACACCTATCATGCGCAATGTAACACCAACACAGCGTATGAGCCACGCCAGCCCGAGTCACACGACGATGGCTCCAACACCGGTGATGAACCAGGCCACCATGATGGGAACACCACAAATGGGAGGCGGAATGGGCCTCACAcctcaacagcaacagcagatgCTATTGCAGCAGAGGCAACAACTTCTCGCCCAGCAAGGGCATATGGTGCAGAATCAGTTCTCGCCCAAGCAAGTAGCTCAGATGCAGGCCAACGCACATGCGCAGCAGAACATTCAAGCccatcagcagcagatgCTACaagcccagcagcagaatTTCCAGGCACAGCCCAAGTTCCCGAATCCACAAGCCTATCAGGCTCAGTTGATGCGTGCGCAGCTCGCGCAGATGCACAtggctcagcagcagcaacagcaacagcaacagcaacaacagcagcaaccgcaacagcagcaaggCCAGCAATCACAGAATCAACAGGGACAGGTACACCAAAACAGCCCACATATGAAccctcaacagcagcaaatgCTAATGGCAGCGGCTCAGGCCAATGGAGGTCATCTGCCACAAAATATGCAAGGAGTAAATTTGGCACAGAACGTCATCACTCCACAGCGCTACCAGCAATTGTTCACTCAGCGATTAGTACGGCTTAGGCAAGAAATGGCGGCTCGATTGATGCCACAGTACGGTTCACCGTCTCAGTTCCCACCACATATACAACGACAGTACACCACGGGACTGGAACAAAATGCCAAAGCCTGGGTTCATGACATTGTTCGACGAGAGCGCGAGCTGATTCAGCAACGTGCCAACCAGGTTGCTCATGTTCAAGCTCAGgtgatgcagcagcaacatcagcagcagcaacagcaacaaaacATGATGCAAAACGCCCGGGGAAGTAGCTGA